The window TTATACATGTATGTGGGTgcctgtttatgttttgaaataACATGAAAAGATATATTATCGGTGGAGGGTCTGGGGACCCTAccccaggaaaaaaaatgtgattaaaacaaATTTTCTGCACTTCTACACCACCTGTACTCACCGAGATTAGTTCGCTTGATGGTGTTATGAAAATCAAGGATGTATCAGttttgtacagtacagtatgattGGGTGGGCCCTAAACTGAGAGTATAATCATAATAATCTGGGGAGGAATCTACCATTTGGCCTCCAACTTAAAGGGCCCAAACAGTTACATAACTCTATTATGATGTTCAGATATGgaaaatactgaattatgttaCTGTTCTAACTCTTTGTACCCCACTCTCCAACATTATAGAAAAATTAAAAGCTCCTCTTTGAACAGACTTGCTGAGTTGGTGAGGCCCTATCTGAGAAATGCCTTGCCTGATGGTTTTATGAGAGCATCCCCCAAGCTTATAGGCAGGCGGGTAGGGACCCTGCCACTGTGGTCCACACACACCCTTCCTGCAGTGGGGCAGAGTCCGCAGCCTTGTTGGGCAGGGTGAGTGTCCAGTACATATGGACAGCAGTGTTGTGGTTTACACCCAGTCTGTTCATACAGGACATGTTGGGCTCCTTTTCAATGTCTGTGCTCACTGGAACAACACAGAAGTGGTGAaaagggttgtgtgtgtgtcatttgtgTTGCACTTGACTCCCCGCTGAGTATGATACACCTACATGTTCCTGTGCTCCTTGATGACCTGGAGAATGTGGCATGCAGGGTGTCTTTTGCTTGTCTTTTGACCCCTGCAAGGTCAGGCCATGGCTCTACCTGGTTCAGTTGCATACCTGGGTTAGCTGGGGGCCCCTACCTCTCTGCTGGGGTGGTGTGGTTCATAAAGAAGTAGGTGGGCTTCGGCGACTAACCTTTAACGAGTCAGGATCAGTGTGGCAGGGTCAATGTTATGTTATGACAGGACTCCACCCGTTGTACCTGTgatatccacttggactcaatgatgaactgattacaacttggtggtcaaaggtcaaagataactgtgacctcaaaaaacaGATCTaaggccataactcaagaattcatatgctaatcatgacaaatttcacacaaaagtCGAACTGGATAAAACGGctgagtgatgacattttccaaccatggcctcagatgtGGAGGTACTAACGTACATCCAGAttgcttcacacttggctgcaaactgTCCCGGTGCATGCTAGaagtcacggtgtgatgaagccaacagaaccacatcatctgcaaaaagcagaaatgcaattctgaggtccccaaaccggaccccttcctccccccggcTTCGCCTTGAGATCATGCCCATCGACCACCAACAGGATCGGTGCAAAGGGACAACCTTGGGGGTGGCCAACATCCACCGAGAACGTGTTATACTTTATGCCGAGTATGCGGATGCAGCTCTCACTTTAGTCATACAGGGACAGAATGGCTCGTAGCAGTGACTCCGGTACCCCATAATCCCGCAGTACCCACCACAAGCCTCCCCGAGGGATGCAGTTGAaagccttctccaagtccacaaaacGCATGTAGACtaataatgcatttatttaaagGCGCCTTTCTCACACTCAAGAACattgtacaataaattaaagaaaatagtACAAACAATGAAGCCATAAGAAATGCACAGTAGcagtctttctgtctctcaacTATGGATAGCTAATGAGAAGGACTAACAGGAAGTGAcgatgatgaaactggtgaccACAATTTCACTTGGCCTTATTTTGGGATGTTCTTGTCTTTAAAGTCACTGTGAACAGCTCTCTCTCAGAGGGCTGCAGTAAGCTCCACAgaagacatagtatagtatttgaACAGCATGGAGGATTTTGATGGGTAATATTTCTCTTAACACCTCAGGGAAGTCCATTTTGAATGACACATATTTAATAACAACACTTTAATGGAATTTTGGCAGTTCCTCAAAggctttgtttaaaaaaaatatataaatgtcagATAACAACTCATTGATTGGTGGTGAGTCTTTACAGCAGCAGATCAGTTACCGGGTCATTATTGTGCAGCTCCTGGTGATGATTTTTCTTTGCATCAACTTTTTGCTCATCTTAACCTTTTTTCAAAAGGAGTGTTTCTACACAACTACACGCTACATCTTGTTTGCAGTTACACTACTGTCTGATAGCTTTATATTACTCATGTCTGATATCCTTCTTATCTTACACTATTTTCAAATTCCCATGCATGTTTGGTTATGCATCATTATCTGTATTCTGTCAATTCTGTATGATACGATCACACCAGTTACTCTGACAACAATGACCCTGGAACGCTATGTGGCCATATGCATGCCCCTGCGCCATGGAGAGTTGTGCTCCATTCACAACACTGTGCGCTGTATCCTCATAATTCATAGCCTTAGCTCTGTACCCTGTATTGTTGTCCTCTCTACTTTCGTTGCATCAGTCTCTCTTAGCTTTTATGAACAACACAGTGTATGTACCTTGGAGATATTTCTTGTGCACAGGTGGCAGAAACATCTTAGGTCAGCTGTTCATCAGTTTTACTTCTTGATTATGTGTATTACTATTGTATTCTCCTATGTTCAAATACTGAACGTAGCTAAAATTGCATCAGGAGAGAATAAAAAGTCAACATGGAAAGGACTCAGAACAGTAATTCTTCATGCTttccagctgctgctctgtctcatcCAGCTGTGGTGTCCATTCATAGAAGCCGCTGTACCTCAGATTAATGTCAGGTTTTTTAATACTGTCAGGTATTTTAACTACATAATGTTTAGTCTCGCTCCAAGATGTCTGAGTCCTCTCATTTATGGCCTCAGGGATGAAAAGTTTTTTCATGCTATAAAAAATGTCTGCTTTGGCTTATGTACCAACAAGCATTTGGAAAGGTAAATTAATTAATTCTGAAcagagaaatgtatttattaaataaaaagcaCCAGAAATTCTGCTGTGCATGTTGCAACTCACCCACGTGTTTTCTTTATGACTAGTTTATTCTTATAATCCCAACTGtgattacatttctttttaagcAACAATTCAAGCTCAACACTGTTGTGCTTTTGTATTCTTGCATCATTGTTCATATGAGGTGACTACTTTCAGGTTTTCTTTGCCCTTCATGTTAAGTTAGATGTAATATTGCGTATAGGCCCTTGTTACGTTTAAACTCGTGTACTTCTGATCAGTCTTCCCTTAGATGAGTGAGCTTCAGTTGTCCTCATTGGAATATACAGCTTTATTACAACACAAAtatgatctaaaaaaaaaaaagcttttggcACAGCACGTGTGCAATGACAGAGATAttctaaaaactcaaagtaacaTTGCGTTCACTAAGCCTTGCACAGTGTATCCCAGGTCATACAGAATCACACATCCATAGAGGAGAAAAAAGCATGTTGTGTAAGTCTTGGTCCAGACTGTTTGGTGTTCAGGACATCCACAAAGTCCTCATCTTGACCTCTGGACATCCAGAGCCTCCTCACATAAAGTATGTCAAGTGTGAGGGACTCTGAGGCTTTTCAAAATACCAAACCATGGTAATAATCAAATCATACATTCAT is drawn from Epinephelus fuscoguttatus linkage group LG5, E.fuscoguttatus.final_Chr_v1 and contains these coding sequences:
- the LOC125889025 gene encoding odorant receptor 131-2-like, which codes for MSDNNSLIGGESLQQQISYRVIIVQLLVMIFLCINFLLILTFFQKECFYTTTRYILFAVTLLSDSFILLMSDILLILHYFQIPMHVWLCIIICILSILYDTITPVTLTTMTLERYVAICMPLRHGELCSIHNTVRCILIIHSLSSVPCIVVLSTFVASVSLSFYEQHSVCTLEIFLVHRWQKHLRSAVHQFYFLIMCITIVFSYVQILNVAKIASGENKKSTWKGLRTVILHAFQLLLCLIQLWCPFIEAAVPQINVRFFNTVRYFNYIMFSLAPRCLSPLIYGLRDEKFFHAIKNVCFGLCTNKHLER